ctctctctctctcccccccccctttctttctttctctctctctctctctctctctctctctctctctctgtaaagtACAGGAAAATGGCTGAGGCTGGTATTTTATCAGATCAGGACGAGTTCTGCTGTTCAGTCTGTCTGGATGTTCTGAAGAATCCAGTGACCGTTCCCTGTGGACACActttctgtatggtgtgtatcAACAACTgctgggatcaggaggatcagagGGGGATCTACAGCTGCCCTCAGTGCAGAAAGACCTTTAATCCAAGACCTGTTTTACACAAGAATTACTTCATAGATAAAATgttggagaaactgaagaagacggATCTTCCAGCTGCTTCTCCTGCTGGATCTGGAAAGGTGGAGTGTGATGTCTGCACTGGGAGAAAACTCAGAGCTGTGAAATCCTGTCTGACGTGTCTGGCCTCCTTTTGTAAAACTCATCTTAAGCCTCACTATGAAGCTCCTGCTTTAAACAAACACAAGCTGGTCAAAGCTTCCAAACAGCTCCAAGAGAAGATCTGCTCCCAACACGACAAACTGATGGAGATCTACTGCAGAACCGATAACAGCTGCATTTGCTATGTGTGTCTGATGCATGAACACAAAGGTCACGATACAGTACAGGCTGAAACAGAGAGAACTGAGAAACAGGTGAGAActagaaaattattttttaacaaaattgattatagtattGATAAAGTAGATTAAAAAATATGGGTTAAAAACAGAAGACAACTGGGTATAAATCAGTGCATAGGGATTGAATGAAGTCAGGTTTGACACAACAACTGTGACATTCATTAAAGGCCAATTAagtattatattttcagtagtaaatggtAGAATGATCAGGatatatcatcagatattaaggaaacatgctgagtgaAAACACTAGCAGCTCTTCACGGTCTCTGAATTTGTTTTGGtctgtgactcctcctgctgcttatTCCTCAACACTAACTCTACCCCGAGGTTGCCCATACACATCAGCAATGGAGCGggtggtgctgcagcatggaaacTAGCAAGCGGGCTGGTTCAGCTGAAACCTccgctgctacacagcctaaaaagatTAGTAAATATTGGTGCCTACACAGGACAACCCAAGTTACTTAAATGCTTAAATACACCTAGTGAATGGACCTACTGTCTGATAGAGTAGAGCATTTAAAGCAGAAGAAGTTAAGCAATGACTTCAGCCTCCCAAAGAATCCTAGAGAGTGCTGATCATGCCGACAGTACGAAAGACAGTACTGTCACTGTTATATAATGTCTAGGATAGGATAGTGCCTaggccaggggtcggcaattaaattttataatttttttatcatttcaaatACACGGACTAACAAGAAACACCTGCGGATCAGAGCTACAAATTTATACAGAGGGATCATTTATACAAAGGGATCAGAGCTACAAATTAATACAGACAGGGAGCACATTGAGGAAAACGGGACTGGGGTGGAGACAGAGGTGTATGAGAAAGCATATGAATCACAGAGATAAacagggaacagggcaaggacgtgacaaatGAGATGTTCACTAGTAGTGGAACCCCTACTTGCCCTTTactttttctatttatgtgttgaagctgcttattaatgcttttaatgtatttacaacctaattcaTATCCATTAATAACCTCCCTAAAAACTGTATACCactatatatttttctctgtaGAATATGCTAAGAGTGATGCAAAGGAAACTTCAGCAGAGAATCCAGGAGAAGGAGATGAGGCAGCAGGAGATGAAGCAAGCAATGGCCATTTTTAAGGTAAGTAAAGAGCAGAGAGTTAGGAACCAAAGAGCGGCATCCAAAAAACGTTTTCCTACCTAATATACTGCCCTCCTCCACGATCTGATAACTTCCCGAATGCTAGAGAAGATAACAAAACAGGGTTGACACTGAGAAGCAAAGTCTTTTGAAAAGGTGACATCACTGCTCGtgctcccacactcagctctgcctacAATCTGCAGCctctggactacattgcccaggatgcaccacacaccatCATTACACTCagtcccgatcacatgacacagcacatgacactttcagaaagtagatcacctgagtactaatcACATGGTTTATCTCTTTGTTCCTGCTGTTTGTCATTGTTGACACTTTTCTGTTTGACCATCGCTTTTCCTGTTAGTTTTATTAATAAAGTACCAtacttttcacactataaagcatacttaaaatcctttaagttTCCCAAAAGTCATCAGTGCCctttatgtgtgaattttaccagactggtattaaggagcagtaaagacactccacttaggtacagcgttatacaagagtttcagtttagatctccagcactggggctggagttgCATTAGTTGCTAACGGCTATTTCCCtgtgcagaggtgagtatattggcctttaccctgctgctaaccccattagcattagcaacattagccgctaaccgctctagctcttttgtctttcagaggtaagtatatcggactgtagtctgcgtgtttactgtgttaaaaccagctacgtgggatgaaccgctagctaatatcgcccggAATATTAccggaactctcagggttcctcggtgtagccccatcaggtggcattagcctctaaccgctagcggttagccactaatgctaatgctccagccttagcttactgtaaataaacagaagtgctttactcacctaaataaacagttttcaggaaagaaatctctgtagattaatatccagcactcgtttgactttaaaagaaagtgtgtttttttacagttttgtttacttagcttagatttacttCACTTTAGTTAGCTcctccccccaccaccacccagtggcgagattgctgaattagaagttccttatagtgtctcttaaaatgtgtcttatatTCCGATGCTTTTATGTATTAAATTTGACCAGGAAATAGATGTTCGttgatagtgcatcttataaaaattttaaaaatacagtatatattatctGCATCTGCGTTTTCCTAAATTCTGGCCAGAGTGTGAAAACATTTTTCACaagggggtatgaatacttttgtatgAAGTGTTTTGGCTGAGATCTTCTCAAGTCATGgttaaaatagaattaaaatacggtctgtctctgtgtgacaGATCTCTGCTCAGGCAGCGGTGGAAGACAGTGAGAAGATCTTTACTGAGATGATCCGCTCCATTGAGAAAAAGCGCTCTGAGGTAATggagctgatcagagatcaggaggaGACTGGACTGAGTGAAGCTGAAGAACTCCTGGAGAAACTGGAGCAGCAGATTTCTGATCTGAAGAGGAAGAACACTGAGCTGAACCAGCTTTCCCAAACTGAAGATCACATCTCTTTCCTCCAGGTATCCATCACTGATCTACAGAGAGACATGCTCCTCAGAAAGTTCCTCTAAAAGGTCATCAAAGACCTGATCATTACTTCAAATGAGTGTAGTGTAGTaatggtgtagtaaaacatgataaaaagtacttacctttgttgaatagcccaccttcgcTCTCTTTCAGCTTTATTCCGTTCAtccaaacatccttcagactgggtgatacggggcatattcTTGCCCCAGCAGACAAATAGCTTTTTCCCATTTAAAACGGGGCATTAAAAACTtgaaaactgcacaagaagctagCTAAGTTTAGTTAGATCATTGCTAGTGTCTAAGATAGCTTgttgttaaggttagctagctcatcacaagctttacttctctccccagtaacattagcgtgttagctagcttgttgttaaggttagctagctcatcacaagctttacttctctccccagtaacattagcgtgttagctagcttgttgctaaggttagctagctcatcacaagctttagttctctccccagtaacattagtgtgttagctagcttgtcgctaaggttagctagctcatcacaagctttacttctctccccagtaacattagtgtgttagctagcttgttgctaaggttagctagctcatcactttttttacttctctccccagtaacattagtatgttagctagcttgttgctaaggttagctagctcatcacaagctttagttctctccccagtaacattagtgtgtaagctagcttgttgctaaggttagctagctcatcactttttttacttctctccccagtaacattagtgtgttagctagcttgttgctaaggttagctagctcatcacaagctttagttctctccccagtaacattagtatgttagctagcttgttgctaaggttagctagctcatcactagctttagtactctccctgataacattagtattttagctggctcgtcactaaggttagctagcacaTAACTATGAACAGCTAGCATGTCACAagctttagttttctccccagtaacattagtactTTAGATACTAATATTAGCTTATTGCTAAGGTTacctagctcatcactagcttaagttttctccctggtaacattactATTTTAGCTAGAttgttgctaaagttagctagattgtcactaaggttagctagctcatcgctagctaTAATactctctccctggtaacattattattcgtcactaaggttagctagctcatacAAGCTtaagttctctccctggtaacattagtgtgttagctagcttgttgctaaggtcagctagctcatcactaaggttagctacctTGTCACAAGCTTTAGTTCTTTCCCCAGtcacattagtattttagctagcttgtcactaaggttagctagctcatcactaaggttagctacctTGTCACAAGCTTTAGTTCTTTCCCCAGTCACATTAGTATTTtaactagcttgtcactaaggttagctagctcatcgctagcttaagttctctccccagtaacatgatTGTGTTAGATAGCTTGTTGCTAGCTTAGACACAGAGAAAGGACTGATTGGGTCTGTTAAAATGACTTGTTGATCTGTAACGATAGAAAAATCCTGAAATattctacaggacacttggagaagctgcctgttttctctcttctccatttaataattccagatcagtaacaggaatcgatccaaattctgcaggtttgaaaataaagatgtaaaaaccagacaaacaaaacaaaactaaaggtttagaaggaggagatgaactgtttgatttgtattcaggaaaatactgattttaaaaataagttcaagaaagaacacattttaggattttattcaatatattttgacattagcagatttacttaaatatttttcaaaattttcaattacaattatgattttcagtaacgttccttatcaaacatgaaagctttttgtgtaatgcttaaatagaaatcctccagATTtcgtggtgtaatgtcaggcagaaaattactgacctacaaaaatacaaaaattctgGCCTGTTTGTTACAcatctattaatatatatttttttaaaaagtgtgtggAACTGTTAGCTTGATAACTAGGATGGTTGTTGGTGGACAGTTATCAGTTATTGGTGATTATCTCACTAGGGCAGTAGAGGCTTTAGTAGaggcttttaaatgttttattgttttagatgCTCAATTTA
This genomic interval from Astyanax mexicanus isolate ESR-SI-001 chromosome 1, AstMex3_surface, whole genome shotgun sequence contains the following:
- the LOC111191414 gene encoding tripartite motif-containing protein 16-like, with the translated sequence MAEAGILSDQDEFCCSVCLDVLKNPVTVPCGHTFCMVCINNCWDQEDQRGIYSCPQCRKTFNPRPVLHKNYFIDKMLEKLKKTDLPAASPAGSGKVECDVCTGRKLRAVKSCLTCLASFCKTHLKPHYEAPALNKHKLVKASKQLQEKICSQHDKLMEIYCRTDNSCICYVCLMHEHKGHDTVQAETERTEKQNMLRVMQRKLQQRIQEKEMRQQEMKQAMAIFKISAQAAVEDSEKIFTEMIRSIEKKRSEVMELIRDQEETGLSEAEELLEKLEQQISDLKRKNTELNQLSQTEDHISFLQSFQSACVSSEPEDSSSISIHHQLTFDGVRKSLTDLKDRLEQFYNWEFGKIAPQAAAVRIVSPPEPKTRNDFLQYFCHFNLDPNTVNHKLVLSESDRLVTWRGGNLQYPDHRERFDSVYQVMSKESVCGRAYWEVEWINGWGVFISASYKGISRKGDVDSVFGRNDQSWSLHCSSAVTFCHNNVQVEIPVQPFSSRV